From the Clavibacter phaseoli genome, one window contains:
- a CDS encoding glycoside hydrolase family 3 N-terminal domain-containing protein, translating to MTGAETTPAPGAVVLPEVSERVRELHARMTLEEKLAQIVGYWVDQGGEVVAPMQGEMATTGRYEEATEHGLGHLTRVYGTRPVDPVERASWLWAEQRRLQTETRLGIPALVHEECLTGLAAWQAATFPTPLAWGASFDPGLVEEMAALIGGSMRELGVHQGLAPVLDVIRDARWGRVDECIAEDPYVVGTIGTAYVKGLQSAGIHATLKHFVGYSVSQSGRNHAPAHVGPRFVEDVLLPPFEMAVLDGGVRSVMNSYAEIDGAPVGATPEYLTDVLRGRWGFDGVVVSDYFSVAFLQVMHAVAGDRGEAAELALAAGIDVELPTGDAYLAPLAERIRAGLTDESLVDRAVLRVLDEKEELGLLDATFDAPPTEIDLDTPAHRDVARRLAEESVVLLANDGTLPLAGGGRTAPGRIALIGPNADSAEALMGCYSFANHVLAHHPGTPLGFAIPTVAEALRVELPDAEVVLAHGADVEGDDRSGFDAAVEAARGSDLAVVVVGDRAGLFGRGTVGEGNDVESLELPGVQRELVEAVRATGTPVVVVLLTGRPYAVAWALEGASAPAAVLQAFFPGEEGGSAIAGVLSGRVSPSGRLPVSLPRSAGAQPFSYLHPILGGPSEVTSADPTPVLPFGHGLAYTTFARTDLRVETDEVQAGEAFTATVEVRNTGDRDGTDVVQLYARDVQGSVTRPVAQLLGYLRLDLAAGESARVTFRVPTTRLALTDLRYRRVVEPGAVELWVGPSSAVKETEAAIAITGSAHHVTIADERYVGTSVERVGVAERVLEPS from the coding sequence GTGACCGGGGCGGAGACGACCCCGGCGCCCGGCGCGGTCGTGCTCCCCGAGGTGTCGGAGCGCGTGCGCGAGCTGCACGCGCGCATGACCCTCGAGGAGAAGCTCGCGCAGATCGTCGGCTACTGGGTCGACCAGGGCGGCGAGGTCGTCGCGCCCATGCAGGGCGAGATGGCCACGACCGGCAGGTACGAGGAGGCGACCGAGCACGGCCTCGGGCACCTCACCCGCGTGTACGGCACGCGACCCGTGGATCCGGTCGAGCGCGCGTCCTGGCTGTGGGCCGAGCAGAGGCGGCTCCAGACGGAGACGCGGCTCGGGATCCCCGCGCTCGTGCACGAGGAGTGCCTCACCGGCCTCGCCGCGTGGCAGGCCGCGACCTTCCCCACGCCGCTCGCGTGGGGCGCGTCCTTCGACCCGGGCCTCGTGGAGGAGATGGCCGCGCTCATCGGCGGATCGATGCGGGAGCTCGGCGTGCACCAGGGCCTCGCTCCCGTGCTCGATGTGATCCGCGACGCCCGCTGGGGCCGCGTCGACGAGTGCATCGCCGAGGACCCGTACGTCGTCGGCACCATCGGCACCGCGTACGTGAAGGGCCTGCAGTCGGCCGGGATCCACGCCACGCTCAAGCACTTCGTCGGCTACTCGGTCTCGCAGTCCGGTCGCAACCACGCGCCCGCGCACGTGGGCCCGCGCTTCGTGGAGGACGTGCTGCTGCCGCCCTTCGAGATGGCGGTGCTCGACGGCGGCGTGCGCTCGGTCATGAACTCGTACGCGGAGATCGACGGCGCGCCCGTCGGCGCGACGCCCGAGTACCTCACCGACGTGCTCCGCGGGCGCTGGGGCTTCGACGGCGTCGTGGTCTCCGACTACTTCTCCGTCGCCTTCCTCCAGGTGATGCACGCCGTCGCGGGCGACCGCGGCGAGGCGGCCGAGCTCGCGCTCGCCGCCGGTATCGACGTGGAGCTGCCCACCGGCGACGCGTACCTCGCGCCGCTGGCGGAGCGGATCCGCGCCGGGCTTACCGACGAGTCGCTCGTCGACCGCGCGGTGCTCCGCGTGCTCGACGAGAAGGAGGAGCTGGGGCTCCTCGACGCGACCTTCGACGCGCCGCCCACCGAGATCGACCTCGACACCCCGGCCCACCGGGACGTCGCGCGCCGGCTCGCGGAGGAGTCCGTGGTGCTGCTCGCCAACGACGGCACGCTGCCGCTCGCGGGCGGCGGACGAACGGCTCCCGGACGCATCGCGCTCATCGGCCCCAACGCCGACAGCGCCGAGGCGCTCATGGGCTGCTACTCGTTCGCGAACCACGTGCTCGCGCACCACCCGGGCACGCCGCTCGGGTTCGCGATCCCGACCGTCGCCGAGGCGCTCCGCGTGGAGCTGCCCGACGCGGAGGTCGTGCTCGCGCACGGCGCCGACGTCGAGGGCGACGACCGCTCGGGCTTCGACGCCGCGGTGGAGGCCGCGCGCGGATCCGACCTCGCGGTCGTGGTCGTCGGCGACCGGGCGGGCCTGTTCGGCCGCGGCACGGTCGGCGAGGGCAACGACGTCGAGAGCCTCGAGCTGCCCGGCGTGCAGCGCGAGCTGGTCGAGGCCGTGCGCGCCACCGGGACCCCCGTGGTCGTGGTGCTGCTCACCGGCCGGCCGTACGCGGTGGCGTGGGCCCTGGAGGGCGCGTCCGCTCCGGCGGCCGTGCTCCAGGCGTTCTTCCCGGGCGAGGAGGGCGGATCCGCGATCGCGGGCGTCCTCTCCGGCCGGGTGTCGCCGTCGGGCCGCCTGCCGGTGTCGCTCCCGCGGTCCGCGGGCGCGCAGCCGTTCTCGTACCTGCACCCGATCCTCGGGGGCCCCTCGGAGGTGACGAGCGCGGATCCCACGCCCGTCCTCCCGTTCGGGCACGGCCTCGCGTACACGACCTTCGCGCGCACCGACCTCCGGGTCGAGACGGACGAGGTCCAGGCGGGGGAGGCGTTCACCGCGACCGTCGAGGTCCGCAACACGGGCGACCGCGACGGCACCGACGTCGTGCAGCTCTACGCGCGCGACGTGCAGGGCAGCGTCACCCGGCCCGTCGCCCAGCTGCTCGGCTACCTGCGGCTGGACCTCGCTGCCGGCGAGTCCGCGCGCGTCACGTTCCGGGTGCCCACCACCCGCCTCGCCCTCACGGACCTGCGGTACCGCCGCGTGGTCGAGCCGGGCGCGGTCGAGCTGTGGGTCGGGCCGTCGAGCGCCGTGAAGGAGACGGAGGCCGCGATCGCGATCACCGGATCCGCGCACCACGTCACCATCGCGGACGAGCGGTACGTCGGCACGTCCGTCGAGCGCGTCGGCGTCGCCGAGCGGGTGCTCGAGCCGAGCTGA
- a CDS encoding carbohydrate ABC transporter permease, with protein sequence MTAVTAAPRNADLDPTYSAKAPRPKRAKTPGQGNNPIPYLVAVVLIALMLTPVAYIILGGFRTNAQITTDPAGFPSPFQIQNYLDVLGGSMFWRQVGNSLIAAIGTTVGAVVLGLMASYVLARYTFFGRGALYALFASGLMFPITVAITPLYIVIRSLGLTNSLPGIILPQIAFALPTTIIILVPFLRAIPDEIQEAAFIDGCSRIGFFFRMVVRLSMPGVITVGILAFIGSWNSYLLPLFLLSDASIYTLPLGVQSFSSQYSVDTAKVLAFTSLSMIPALIFFSIFERRIVGGLTGAVKG encoded by the coding sequence GTGACCGCCGTCACCGCGGCTCCGCGCAACGCGGACCTGGATCCCACCTACTCGGCGAAGGCGCCGAGGCCCAAGCGGGCGAAGACCCCCGGCCAGGGCAACAACCCCATCCCGTACCTCGTCGCGGTCGTGCTGATCGCCCTGATGCTGACGCCCGTGGCGTACATCATCCTGGGCGGGTTCCGCACGAACGCGCAGATCACGACCGACCCGGCCGGCTTCCCGTCGCCGTTCCAGATCCAGAACTACCTCGACGTGCTCGGCGGCTCGATGTTCTGGCGGCAGGTGGGCAACTCGCTCATCGCGGCCATCGGCACCACGGTCGGCGCGGTCGTGCTCGGCCTCATGGCGAGCTACGTGCTGGCGCGCTACACGTTCTTCGGCCGGGGAGCGCTCTACGCGCTGTTCGCGTCGGGGCTCATGTTCCCCATCACGGTGGCCATCACGCCGCTGTACATCGTGATCCGCTCGCTCGGGCTCACGAACTCGCTGCCGGGGATCATCCTCCCGCAGATCGCGTTCGCGCTCCCGACGACGATCATCATCCTGGTGCCGTTCCTCCGGGCCATCCCGGACGAGATCCAGGAGGCCGCGTTCATCGACGGGTGCAGCCGCATCGGGTTCTTCTTCCGCATGGTCGTGCGGCTGTCGATGCCGGGCGTCATCACGGTCGGCATCCTCGCGTTCATCGGCAGCTGGAACAGCTACCTCCTGCCGCTGTTCCTCCTGAGCGACGCGTCGATCTACACGCTTCCGCTCGGCGTGCAGTCGTTCTCGTCGCAGTACTCGGTGGACACGGCCAAGGTGCTCGCGTTCACGTCGCTGTCGATGATCCCGGCACTGATCTTCTTCTCGATCTTCGAGCGCCGGATCGTCGGCGGTCTCACCGGCGCGGTGAAGGGGTGA
- a CDS encoding carbohydrate ABC transporter permease yields the protein MAIRESSLDEQRPAADPAHPEGGVATTPPSAVRARRRGLGWSGRLEVLILVGPALLFFLGFVIYPVVMAAYYGFFSWQGFGPPTVFVGFRNYITILQDPTFHEALMHNAVIVILSLVLQGPVAILVALLLNRKLRGQSIIRVLIFVPYVISEVVVGTGWSLMLQGSGALNGFLENVGLGDLRQDWLANPDIAIWSLMTIITWKYIGFAVILFLAGLQGIPEELSEAAAIDGASYWQIQRRITLPLLAPTLRIWAFLSIIGSLQLFDLVYIIWGQYISATAGTSTMATYLVANGRGSGNYGYGNAVAVVLFLISLVVALVYQRFVLNRDTAGALTGAGRKKK from the coding sequence ATGGCTATCCGCGAGAGCTCGCTCGACGAGCAGCGTCCCGCGGCTGATCCTGCACACCCCGAGGGCGGCGTCGCGACGACGCCGCCCTCGGCGGTTCGTGCGCGACGCCGCGGCCTCGGCTGGTCCGGTCGCCTCGAGGTCCTGATCCTCGTCGGCCCGGCCCTCCTCTTCTTCCTGGGCTTCGTCATCTACCCCGTGGTGATGGCGGCCTACTACGGCTTCTTCAGCTGGCAGGGCTTCGGCCCGCCCACGGTGTTCGTGGGCTTCCGGAACTACATCACGATCCTCCAGGACCCCACGTTCCACGAGGCGCTGATGCACAACGCCGTGATCGTGATCCTGTCGCTCGTGCTCCAGGGCCCGGTCGCGATCCTCGTGGCGCTCCTGCTCAACCGGAAGCTGCGCGGCCAGTCGATCATCCGCGTGCTGATCTTCGTGCCGTACGTGATCTCCGAGGTCGTCGTCGGCACCGGCTGGAGCCTCATGCTCCAGGGCTCCGGCGCGCTGAACGGCTTCCTCGAGAACGTCGGCCTGGGAGACCTCCGCCAGGACTGGCTCGCCAACCCCGACATCGCGATCTGGTCGCTCATGACGATCATCACGTGGAAGTACATCGGCTTCGCGGTGATCCTCTTCCTCGCCGGGCTCCAGGGCATCCCCGAGGAGCTGTCCGAGGCGGCCGCCATCGACGGCGCGTCGTACTGGCAGATCCAGCGGCGCATCACGCTGCCGCTGCTCGCGCCGACGCTGCGCATCTGGGCGTTCCTGTCGATCATCGGCTCGCTGCAGCTGTTCGACCTCGTCTACATCATCTGGGGCCAGTACATCTCCGCCACCGCGGGCACCTCGACCATGGCCACGTACCTCGTGGCCAACGGGCGCGGATCCGGCAACTACGGGTACGGCAACGCCGTCGCCGTCGTGCTGTTCCTCATCTCCCTGGTCGTCGCGCTCGTCTACCAGCGGTTCGTGCTCAACCGCGACACCGCCGGCGCCCTCACAGGCGCGGGAAGGAAGAAGAAGTGA
- a CDS encoding extracellular solute-binding protein, with protein MKARKILTGSAALIVGALALTGCSGGGSDSGDGGPVEMTLWHNSTTGPGKAFWDKTTADFNAAHPGVTVTPTSVQNEDLDGKLQTALNSGDAPDIFLQRGGGKLAATVAAGQVMDITDGISADAKAGIAQSAFDANSIDGKAYAMPVAVLPSGIFYSQDLFTAAGITETPKTMDELNADVEKLKATGVAPIALGAKDAWPAAHWYFNFALRECGSDTLEQAAKDKDFSDDCWIKAGQDVEDLVGTNPFNDGFLTTAAQQGAGSSAGLIANHQAGMELMGAWDPGVIAGLTPDTKPLADLSWFPFPEISGGKGEPGSIMGGIDGYSCSAQAPKECVDFLNYIGTADVQKEYYAAFNAPPVNTEAQTAVTEPYLQEIIKAYNDAPYVSQWLDTVYGLNVGNAMNVGVVDLMAGDGSPEKLIQTVSDAAKKA; from the coding sequence ATGAAGGCACGGAAGATCCTCACGGGATCCGCGGCCCTGATCGTGGGGGCGCTCGCCCTCACCGGTTGCAGCGGCGGCGGCTCGGACAGCGGAGACGGCGGCCCCGTCGAGATGACGCTGTGGCACAACTCCACCACCGGCCCGGGCAAGGCGTTCTGGGACAAGACCACGGCCGACTTCAACGCCGCCCACCCCGGCGTCACGGTCACGCCCACGTCGGTCCAGAACGAGGACCTCGACGGCAAGCTCCAGACGGCCCTCAACTCGGGCGACGCGCCCGACATCTTCCTGCAGCGCGGTGGCGGCAAGCTCGCCGCCACGGTCGCCGCGGGACAGGTCATGGACATCACGGACGGCATCTCCGCCGACGCGAAGGCCGGCATCGCGCAGAGCGCGTTCGACGCGAACTCGATCGACGGCAAGGCCTACGCCATGCCCGTCGCCGTGCTCCCCAGCGGCATCTTCTACAGCCAGGACCTCTTCACGGCGGCCGGCATCACGGAGACGCCGAAGACCATGGACGAGCTGAACGCCGACGTCGAGAAGCTCAAGGCCACGGGCGTCGCCCCCATCGCGCTCGGCGCGAAGGACGCGTGGCCCGCCGCGCACTGGTACTTCAACTTCGCGCTCCGCGAGTGCGGCTCCGACACCCTCGAGCAGGCCGCCAAGGACAAGGACTTCAGCGACGACTGCTGGATCAAGGCGGGCCAGGACGTCGAGGACCTCGTCGGCACCAACCCCTTCAACGACGGCTTCCTCACCACCGCCGCGCAGCAGGGCGCGGGCAGCTCCGCCGGCCTCATCGCCAACCACCAGGCGGGCATGGAGCTCATGGGCGCCTGGGACCCGGGAGTCATCGCGGGCCTGACCCCGGACACGAAGCCGCTGGCCGACCTGTCCTGGTTCCCCTTCCCGGAGATCTCCGGCGGCAAGGGCGAGCCCGGCTCCATCATGGGCGGCATCGACGGGTACTCCTGCTCCGCGCAGGCCCCGAAGGAGTGCGTCGACTTCCTCAACTACATCGGCACCGCCGACGTGCAGAAGGAGTACTACGCGGCCTTCAACGCCCCGCCCGTGAACACCGAGGCGCAGACCGCGGTCACCGAGCCGTACCTGCAGGAGATCATCAAGGCGTACAACGACGCGCCCTACGTCTCCCAGTGGCTCGACACGGTCTACGGCCTGAACGTCGGCAACGCGATGAACGTCGGCGTGGTCGACCTCATGGCGGGCGACGGCAGCCCGGAGAAGCTCATCCAGACCGTCTCCGACGCGGCCAAGAAGGCCTAG
- a CDS encoding LacI family DNA-binding transcriptional regulator, whose product MSRRPTIHDVAAAAGVSVSTVSKAVNGRYGISAETSSRVMEVVERLGYESSLVASSMRSHRTGVIGVLVAGFEPFSAEILKGVGAALRNSRYDLLAYSGSRQVDNTGWERRSLSRLSGTLIDGAIMVTPTVVTAQTEIPVVSIDPHTGPADLPSVESDSLGGALQATRHLLELGHRRIGFLAGRPDLRSASLREAGYRRALQDAGIAFDPALVRAGLFLTAAAREPARALLSMPDRPTAIFAANDLSGIAILQVAAELGIRVPEDLSVIGFDDIPEASQMTPPLTTIRQPMQRLGTTAVDLLMSLMDGGQPEAMRVQLPTRLVRRATTGPPPARRR is encoded by the coding sequence ATGTCCCGCCGTCCGACCATCCACGACGTCGCCGCTGCCGCCGGCGTCTCGGTGTCCACCGTGTCCAAGGCCGTGAACGGGCGGTACGGGATCTCGGCCGAGACGTCGAGCCGCGTGATGGAGGTCGTCGAGCGCCTGGGCTACGAGTCGAGCCTCGTCGCGAGCAGCATGCGCTCCCACCGCACCGGCGTGATCGGCGTGCTCGTGGCGGGCTTCGAGCCGTTCAGCGCCGAGATCCTCAAGGGCGTCGGCGCCGCGCTCCGCAACTCCCGCTACGACCTCCTGGCCTACAGCGGCTCCCGCCAGGTGGACAACACGGGATGGGAGCGCCGGTCGCTCAGCCGCCTGAGCGGCACCCTCATCGACGGCGCGATCATGGTGACGCCCACGGTCGTGACCGCCCAGACGGAGATCCCCGTCGTCTCCATCGACCCGCACACGGGTCCCGCCGACCTGCCGAGCGTCGAGTCCGACAGCCTCGGCGGCGCGCTCCAGGCGACGCGGCACCTCCTCGAGCTCGGGCACCGGCGCATCGGGTTCCTGGCCGGCCGCCCGGACCTCCGCTCCGCGAGCCTGCGCGAGGCCGGCTACCGGCGCGCGCTGCAGGACGCCGGCATCGCGTTCGACCCGGCGCTCGTGCGCGCGGGCCTGTTCCTCACCGCGGCCGCGCGGGAGCCGGCGCGCGCTCTGCTCTCGATGCCGGACCGGCCGACCGCGATCTTCGCCGCCAACGACCTGTCGGGCATCGCCATCCTGCAGGTGGCGGCCGAGCTCGGGATCCGCGTGCCCGAGGACCTATCCGTCATCGGCTTCGACGACATCCCGGAGGCCTCGCAGATGACGCCGCCGCTCACCACGATCCGCCAGCCCATGCAGCGCCTCGGGACGACCGCGGTGGACCTCCTCATGTCGCTCATGGACGGCGGGCAGCCGGAGGCGATGCGCGTGCAGCTGCCGACCCGGCTCGTGCGCCGCGCGACGACGGGGCCGCCGCCGGCACGCCGCCGCTGA
- a CDS encoding tetratricopeptide repeat protein: MDHDDWDDRVAAFWARADDERADETVAAMRALVAERLADDPRALFELACAHDFVGREAEAVPLYRAALAGGLGPEHEPLAVIQLASSLRNVGEPEQAVALLEAMPDDAHAPGRDAFLALALHDAGRPTEALALALRQLAPALPEYGRAVAAYAEELSERGRTDPAAG, translated from the coding sequence ATGGATCACGACGACTGGGACGACCGGGTCGCCGCCTTCTGGGCGCGCGCCGACGACGAGCGGGCGGACGAGACCGTCGCCGCGATGCGGGCGCTGGTCGCCGAGCGGCTGGCCGACGATCCGCGGGCGCTCTTCGAGCTGGCCTGCGCGCACGACTTCGTGGGCCGCGAGGCGGAGGCCGTGCCGCTCTACCGGGCGGCCCTCGCGGGCGGGCTGGGTCCGGAGCACGAGCCGCTCGCGGTGATCCAGCTCGCGAGCTCCCTGCGCAACGTCGGTGAGCCCGAGCAGGCGGTCGCGCTCCTGGAGGCGATGCCGGACGACGCGCACGCACCCGGCCGCGATGCGTTCCTCGCGCTCGCCCTGCACGACGCCGGCCGCCCGACGGAGGCGCTGGCCCTCGCGCTGCGCCAGCTCGCGCCCGCCCTGCCGGAGTACGGCCGGGCCGTCGCCGCGTACGCGGAGGAGCTGTCCGAGCGCGGCCGGACGGATCCCGCCGCGGGCTAG
- a CDS encoding MFS transporter: MSDPAAPADVPEMSAADQAVVAARWKRNATLFLSGQTVSLFGSMLVQYAVMWYVTFETRSGLAVALYAVAAFLPQGIVSIFGGTLADRMNRRVLVIVSDSSIAIVTLALALLMMNGVTDLWIILLAVAVRSVGAGFQTPAVQAMIPQIVPPEQLLRINGIFGTIQSAMALLAPAAAGAIFAAYGLVPLFFVDAITAAIGIAFLVSVAVPTLASIADKTSTYREDLVEGIRYIGGNPVVRWLLVVFAIIFLLTVAPSFITPLLVARTYGTEVWMVTVLEIAFSVGMLGGGALVSTLFAKSDRMTLILVSCFGFAVFTAGLGLSPNLWVFYGFMFAIGLFVPLFSAPFMTLVQETVAPEMHGRVFSYVGIVMALATPIGAVAFGPLADVFSVQALLVAAGIITVVVITVAISLPSGRAAIRIARAKKAEADAADADPGHDAGSDPTTADAARATPGS; encoded by the coding sequence ATGAGCGACCCGGCAGCCCCTGCCGACGTGCCCGAGATGAGCGCGGCCGACCAGGCCGTCGTCGCCGCCCGCTGGAAGCGCAACGCGACCCTCTTCCTCAGCGGCCAGACCGTCTCGCTGTTCGGCTCGATGCTCGTCCAGTACGCGGTCATGTGGTACGTCACGTTCGAGACCCGGTCGGGCCTCGCGGTCGCGCTCTACGCGGTCGCCGCGTTCCTGCCGCAGGGCATCGTCTCGATCTTCGGCGGCACCCTCGCCGACCGCATGAACCGCCGCGTGCTCGTCATCGTGTCCGACAGCAGCATCGCGATCGTCACCCTCGCGCTCGCCCTGCTCATGATGAACGGGGTCACCGACCTCTGGATCATCCTGCTCGCGGTCGCCGTGCGCTCCGTCGGCGCCGGGTTCCAGACGCCCGCGGTGCAGGCGATGATCCCGCAGATCGTGCCGCCCGAGCAGCTGCTGCGGATCAACGGGATCTTCGGCACCATCCAGTCGGCCATGGCCCTGCTCGCGCCGGCCGCCGCGGGCGCCATCTTCGCGGCCTACGGCCTCGTGCCCCTGTTCTTCGTCGACGCGATCACGGCCGCGATCGGCATCGCGTTCCTCGTCTCGGTCGCCGTGCCGACGCTCGCATCCATCGCCGACAAGACCTCGACGTACCGGGAGGACCTCGTCGAGGGGATCCGCTACATCGGCGGCAACCCCGTCGTGCGCTGGCTGCTCGTGGTCTTCGCGATCATCTTCCTGCTCACGGTGGCGCCGTCGTTCATCACGCCGCTGCTGGTGGCCCGCACCTACGGCACCGAGGTGTGGATGGTGACCGTGCTCGAGATCGCCTTCAGCGTCGGGATGCTCGGCGGCGGCGCCCTCGTGTCGACGCTGTTCGCGAAGTCCGACCGCATGACGCTGATCCTCGTCAGCTGCTTCGGCTTCGCGGTCTTCACCGCGGGCCTCGGCCTGAGCCCGAACCTCTGGGTCTTCTACGGGTTCATGTTCGCGATCGGCCTGTTCGTGCCGCTGTTCTCGGCGCCGTTCATGACGCTCGTGCAGGAGACGGTCGCGCCCGAGATGCACGGCCGCGTCTTCAGCTACGTCGGGATCGTCATGGCGCTCGCGACCCCGATCGGCGCGGTCGCGTTCGGGCCGCTCGCCGACGTGTTCAGCGTGCAGGCGCTGCTGGTGGCGGCGGGGATCATCACGGTCGTCGTGATCACGGTCGCCATCTCCCTGCCCTCGGGCCGCGCCGCGATCCGCATCGCCCGCGCGAAGAAGGCGGAGGCGGACGCGGCGGACGCGGATCCCGGGCACGACGCCGGATCCGACCCGACGACCGCGGACGCGGCCCGCGCGACGCCCGGCTCCTAG
- a CDS encoding anti-sigma factor family protein, with translation MNDRADDIHEWDAAYVLGSLSATDRALFEAHLEGCDACVRSLAELSGLPGVLRMLPVEEAIALMDEPEAPAVPQPAAPAPDASAHRVPRRRRRPAAGAARPPLTRRTGRWILAAAAVALLAGGAALGSALRAGVSAPVADPTPAVSSPAADPTLGEGLPADAVSMRSELDDAVTAQLAVTAKPWGTRFDWSCAYAGGGAGKGAYDLVAIADDGTRTIVATWGAGQAEATQLAATSSLPIESIRTVQITPSDSDVVLASRDL, from the coding sequence ATGAACGACCGCGCCGACGACATCCACGAGTGGGATGCCGCGTACGTGCTCGGCAGCCTGAGCGCCACCGACCGCGCGCTCTTCGAGGCCCACCTCGAGGGGTGCGACGCGTGCGTGCGCTCCCTCGCCGAGCTCTCCGGGCTGCCCGGCGTGCTGCGGATGCTGCCCGTCGAGGAGGCGATCGCGCTCATGGACGAGCCCGAGGCCCCCGCCGTGCCGCAGCCCGCCGCGCCCGCGCCGGACGCGTCCGCCCACCGGGTGCCGCGCCGCCGCCGTCGCCCCGCCGCGGGTGCCGCCCGGCCGCCGCTGACCCGCCGCACCGGCCGGTGGATCCTCGCGGCCGCCGCCGTCGCGCTCCTCGCGGGCGGCGCCGCCCTCGGCTCGGCGCTGCGGGCCGGCGTGAGCGCGCCCGTCGCCGATCCGACCCCCGCCGTCTCGTCGCCCGCCGCGGATCCGACCCTCGGCGAGGGCCTGCCCGCCGACGCCGTCAGCATGCGCTCCGAGCTCGACGACGCCGTCACCGCCCAGCTCGCCGTGACCGCCAAGCCGTGGGGCACGCGCTTCGACTGGAGCTGCGCCTACGCGGGCGGCGGCGCGGGCAAGGGCGCCTACGACCTCGTCGCGATCGCCGACGACGGCACCCGCACGATCGTCGCCACGTGGGGCGCGGGCCAGGCCGAGGCGACCCAGCTCGCGGCCACCTCGAGCCTCCCGATCGAGAGCATCCGCACGGTGCAGATCACGCCATCCGACTCCGACGTGGTGCTGGCCAGCCGGGATCTCTGA
- a CDS encoding sigma-70 family RNA polymerase sigma factor, whose protein sequence is MTTESTARMRALHDAHAPALQRYALRLTGDPALAEDVVQEALLRAWRSPAILAEDDESARRWLFTVVRNLVIDDRRSAWRGRETPTDVLPEDPVADASDAIIDRLLVAEALASLSAEHRRAVVSCYHLGRTVVETAEREGVPPGTIKSRLHYALKALRLALQERGVTR, encoded by the coding sequence ATGACCACGGAGAGCACGGCCCGCATGCGGGCGCTGCACGATGCGCACGCACCCGCGCTCCAGCGGTACGCGCTGCGGCTCACGGGGGATCCCGCGCTCGCCGAGGACGTCGTGCAGGAGGCGCTGCTGCGGGCCTGGCGCTCGCCCGCGATCCTCGCCGAGGACGACGAGTCGGCCCGCCGCTGGCTCTTCACCGTGGTGCGGAACCTCGTGATCGACGACCGGCGCAGCGCCTGGCGCGGCCGCGAGACGCCGACCGACGTGCTGCCGGAGGATCCGGTCGCCGACGCCTCCGACGCGATCATCGACCGCCTGCTCGTCGCCGAGGCGCTCGCGTCGCTGTCCGCCGAGCACCGCCGCGCCGTCGTCAGCTGCTACCACCTGGGCCGGACGGTCGTGGAGACGGCCGAACGCGAGGGCGTCCCGCCCGGCACCATCAAGTCCCGCCTCCACTACGCGCTCAAGGCGCTCCGGCTCGCCCTGCAGGAACGAGGAGTCACCCGATGA
- a CDS encoding YceI family protein gives MQKKTKIILGTSAAVVVVLGVSAAAFGPAFYRDVIVGAPEAAPSVSAAPADSTLDTSDLSGEWQIGTGSTAGYRVDEVLNGTDVTVVGKTEDVTGSITVDGSTLSAATVTVDVASIATDAAPRDEYFRTQAMQVDQYPDATFTLTQPVDAAVPADGQVATVQATGELTMHGVTQTVTVPLQAALSGDGVQVSGSIPVTFSDYGVQAPSLGFVSVEDQGTVEFLVSATPTN, from the coding sequence ATGCAGAAGAAGACCAAGATCATCCTCGGCACGAGCGCGGCCGTGGTCGTCGTGCTCGGTGTCAGCGCCGCCGCGTTCGGCCCCGCCTTCTACCGCGACGTGATCGTCGGCGCCCCCGAGGCCGCCCCGTCCGTCTCGGCCGCGCCCGCCGACTCCACGCTCGACACGAGCGACCTGTCCGGCGAGTGGCAGATCGGCACCGGCAGCACGGCCGGGTACCGCGTCGACGAGGTGCTCAACGGCACCGACGTGACCGTCGTCGGCAAGACCGAGGACGTGACCGGCAGCATCACGGTCGACGGATCCACCCTCTCGGCCGCGACCGTGACGGTCGACGTCGCGAGCATCGCCACCGACGCGGCGCCCCGCGACGAGTACTTCCGCACCCAGGCCATGCAGGTCGACCAGTACCCCGACGCGACGTTCACGCTCACGCAGCCGGTCGACGCGGCCGTGCCTGCCGACGGCCAGGTCGCGACCGTCCAGGCGACCGGCGAGCTCACCATGCACGGCGTGACGCAGACCGTCACGGTGCCGCTGCAGGCCGCGCTCTCGGGCGACGGCGTGCAGGTGAGCGGATCCATCCCCGTCACGTTCTCCGACTACGGCGTCCAGGCCCCGAGCCTCGGCTTCGTCAGCGTCGAGGACCAGGGCACGGTCGAGTTCCTGGTGTCGGCCACGCCGACGAACTAG